From Caldanaerovirga acetigignens, one genomic window encodes:
- a CDS encoding TetR/AcrR family transcriptional regulator has translation MPKSTFFNLPEDKKNKIIEAAIDEFSKHPYKQASVNRIVEKAGIAKGSFYQYFEDKKDLYKFIIEICAQKKMVYMQHIMKDFEKLNIFQLIRELYIAGIKYAKDNPRIFSIGARFLKEKDRELFDEIMEDSRKKSGDFFRYLLMKGIERGEVDPAIDVDLVSMLITSLSIDISEYYLKTREGEDLMGIYNLVDKMLYIIENGIKAKGKGN, from the coding sequence ATGCCAAAGTCAACTTTTTTTAATCTGCCTGAGGATAAAAAAAACAAAATTATAGAAGCGGCTATTGATGAATTTTCAAAGCATCCTTATAAACAGGCGAGCGTTAACAGGATAGTAGAGAAAGCGGGCATAGCTAAAGGGAGCTTTTATCAGTATTTTGAGGATAAGAAAGACCTGTATAAATTCATTATTGAAATATGTGCTCAAAAAAAGATGGTGTATATGCAGCATATTATGAAGGATTTTGAAAAGCTTAATATTTTTCAGCTCATACGCGAGCTTTATATTGCTGGAATAAAGTATGCAAAAGATAATCCCAGGATTTTTTCTATCGGGGCCAGATTTTTAAAAGAAAAGGATAGGGAGTTATTTGACGAAATAATGGAAGATTCGAGAAAAAAAAGCGGGGATTTTTTCAGATACCTTTTGATGAAGGGAATTGAAAGAGGAGAGGTAGATCCTGCCATTGATGTGGATCTGGTGTCCATGCTTATTACTTCTTTAAGCATTGATATTTCGGAGTATTATCTAAAGACGAGAGAAGGTGAAGACCTCATGGGTATATACAACCTGGTGGATAAGATGCTTTATATTATTGAAAATGGCATTAAAGCAAAAGGAAAGGGGAATTAA
- the phnD gene encoding phosphate/phosphite/phosphonate ABC transporter substrate-binding protein encodes MKYFFNFLRKEQEKDVKLLTNQGERPNIGESQLLLDIAEKLSFSARQLLWKMDENSSKLKLLVNLSREVTNNSIESATGLEECSSSVEELLQHAEEVDLKTRITCKESEQLVKISSENREIILKAGSVLTEISREVLNAAEVIGKLHSVTEKIESFANRIKKIAEHTNLVALNAAIEAARASGAGRGFAVVADEVNKLSKESKAAAQQVRDTIIEVKQGFNTVSNVISSGVHRISGVEEITYNSTVALEKIIKQLQEINVITNDLSELISNHTLTIREVARVIEQLATRTEENAQSMNKAMETIEGLERSNQEVLSLANLVSNKASELQKYSIKYKNKDELIFGVNPFVEPQKVKELYVPIIESVVKQIGYNARTIIASDYSDLARCLLDGIADIGWFSPLAFVNAREQGKIVPLVTPVVNGTPYYEGYIIVHKKSGIISLEELRGKKVAFVDPKSASGYVFPRYLLKKAGIDLECDLEALFLGTHDKVINSVLSQTVDAGATYSDAWKLMRQKGFPVDTELRIIAKTEPIPKDVIAARADLPPEIIEQLKKSFINLKNTQFGKEILNASPIEDFIFTDEAKYDIFKQIMI; translated from the coding sequence GTGAAATATTTTTTTAATTTTTTAAGGAAAGAACAGGAAAAAGATGTAAAATTGTTGACTAATCAGGGTGAAAGGCCAAATATTGGGGAGTCCCAGCTTTTACTAGATATAGCAGAAAAATTATCTTTTTCAGCGAGACAACTATTGTGGAAAATGGACGAAAACTCGTCGAAACTTAAGTTGCTCGTTAATTTGTCGAGAGAAGTAACAAATAATAGCATTGAAAGTGCTACAGGCCTAGAAGAGTGTAGCTCGTCGGTAGAAGAATTACTGCAGCACGCTGAGGAGGTTGATCTAAAAACCAGAATAACATGCAAGGAATCCGAACAATTAGTTAAAATTTCCAGCGAAAATCGTGAGATAATTTTGAAAGCAGGGAGTGTGCTTACAGAAATTTCACGTGAAGTCCTTAATGCCGCAGAAGTCATCGGAAAACTTCATAGTGTAACTGAAAAAATTGAGTCTTTTGCGAATAGAATAAAAAAAATTGCAGAACATACTAATCTGGTGGCGCTAAATGCTGCAATAGAAGCAGCGCGAGCTAGTGGAGCTGGGCGGGGTTTCGCAGTTGTAGCTGATGAAGTTAATAAACTTTCCAAGGAAAGTAAGGCTGCTGCACAACAAGTTAGGGATACTATTATAGAAGTGAAGCAGGGATTTAATACAGTAAGTAATGTTATTTCTTCAGGGGTTCACCGAATAAGCGGGGTTGAAGAGATAACTTATAATTCAACTGTAGCATTAGAAAAGATCATTAAACAATTACAGGAAATAAATGTTATAACAAATGATTTATCAGAGCTCATTTCCAATCACACATTAACGATTCGAGAGGTAGCTAGGGTGATTGAACAGCTCGCAACGAGGACAGAAGAAAATGCTCAATCAATGAATAAAGCTATGGAAACAATTGAAGGGTTAGAAAGAAGTAATCAAGAGGTTTTATCGTTAGCTAATTTGGTAAGCAATAAAGCCTCGGAATTACAAAAATATTCTATTAAATATAAGAACAAAGATGAGCTAATTTTTGGCGTAAATCCTTTTGTAGAGCCCCAAAAAGTTAAGGAATTATATGTGCCTATCATCGAAAGCGTGGTTAAGCAGATAGGATATAATGCTAGAACAATTATTGCTTCTGATTATTCCGATCTGGCTAGATGTCTTTTGGATGGCATAGCGGATATTGGCTGGTTTTCTCCTTTAGCTTTTGTAAATGCGAGGGAACAAGGAAAGATCGTTCCACTTGTCACTCCCGTCGTAAACGGTACTCCTTATTATGAGGGGTATATTATTGTTCATAAAAAAAGCGGGATTATTTCTCTTGAAGAATTGCGAGGGAAAAAAGTTGCTTTCGTAGATCCTAAATCTGCTTCGGGATATGTTTTTCCACGATATTTGTTAAAAAAAGCAGGCATAGATTTAGAGTGTGATCTAGAGGCACTTTTTCTTGGTACTCATGATAAAGTGATAAATTCTGTGCTCTCACAGACGGTGGATGCAGGAGCTACTTACTCTGATGCGTGGAAACTGATGCGCCAAAAAGGATTTCCTGTTGATACTGAATTAAGAATTATTGCCAAAACCGAACCGATTCCAAAAGATGTTATAGCTGCAAGAGCTGACCTGCCTCCTGAAATTATAGAACAGTTAAAAAAATCGTTCATAAACTTAAAAAACACTCAATTTGGGAAAGAAATTTTGAACGCATCACCTATTGAAGATTTTATTTTTACTGATGAGGCCAAGTACGATATATTTAAACAAATTATGATCTGA